Proteins from a single region of Macaca thibetana thibetana isolate TM-01 chromosome 4, ASM2454274v1, whole genome shotgun sequence:
- the C4H6orf141 gene encoding LOW QUALITY PROTEIN: uncharacterized protein C6orf141 homolog (The sequence of the model RefSeq protein was modified relative to this genomic sequence to represent the inferred CDS: inserted 1 base in 1 codon), translating into MNDPFARMETRGPQGAANPMDSSRSLGDLGSFPREVGRGAPLAPGARNPATAGASRSQGGGHEDRSAGRALGPWAGEELDRESWVREKVLFLLHPERWLGTQGDPEREKVAGAKDLPHAAGGEDHGEEPSYPSVSQREKRISGRRVAPPRDPADPPKYVLVRVEDYQLTQEVLQTSWAKGRMTTRTEEHSVTALTFRSSREGQPGXTRAPAEPRNLQERTGAPRVHAAERRVSPSPGTLLEEIKL; encoded by the exons ATGAATGACCCTTTTGCCAGGATGGAGACCCGAGGGCCTCAGGGAGCTGCGAATCCTATGGACTCCTCCCGCAGCCTGGGGGACCTCGGGTCTTTTCCGCGCGAGGTGGGGCGCGGGGCCCCGCTGGCTCCGGGCGCCCGGAATCCCGCGACGGCGGGGGCGAGCCGAAGCCAGGGCGGCGGCCACGAGGACAGATCGGCAGGTCGGGCCCTCGGACCTTGGGCCGGAGAGGAATTGGACCGTGAGTCCTGGGTCAGAGAGAAAGTACTCTTTCTCCTGCACCCAGAGAGGTGGTTAGGGACTCAAGGGGACCCTGAACGGGAAAAGGTGGCCGGTGCAAAGGACCTTCCTCACGCGGCGGGTGGAGAGGACCACGGCGAGGAGCCCAGCTATCCTTCTGTCTCTCAACGAGAAAAGCGAATTTCTGGCAGGCGTGTAGCCCCGCCGCGGGACCCAGCAGACCCACCCAAATACGTGCTTGTGCGGGTGGAGGATTATCAGCTAACACAAGAAGTGTTGCAGACCTCGTGGGCCAAGGGTCGCATGACCACCAGGACTGAGGAGCACTCCGTGACCGCGCTCACTTTTCGCAGCAGTAGAGAGGGACAGCCTG GGACCCGGGCCCCTGCTGAACCCCGGAATCTCCAGGAACGAACAGGGGCACCCCGCGTTCACGCCGCGGAGAGGAGGGTTTCACCGTCTCCAGGGACCTTGCTCGAGGAGATTAAACTCTAA